The genomic region GCGGAACAGGAAAGGAATTAATAGCCAGGGCCATACACGCCAACAGTCCCAGGTGCTACAAGCCCTTCATAGCAGTAAGCTGCGGGGCTCTGCCTGATTCCATCCTGGAAAGCGAGCTTTTTGGTTATGAGAAAGGTGCCTTCACAGGAGCCATGCACACAAAGAGAGGCCGTTTCGAACTGGCCCACCAGGGCACGCTTTTCCTGGATGAGGTAGGGGAGATCAGCATTAAGACCCAGGTGGACCTGCTCAGGGTTCTCCAGGAGAAGGAATTTTGCAGGCTGGGGGGTCATGAACCCCTTAAGGTGGATGTGCGCATTTTGGCTGCCACCAACAGGGATCTCAAAAGAGCCATTGCAGAAAATCGCTTCAGGGAAGATCTATATTACCGGCTAAATGTAATCTGTATCCAGGTGCCTCCTTTGAGGGAGCGCAAGGAGGATATTCCCCTTCTTGTGGAGAGCTTCATCAAGAAACACTCCCTGGTGATGAACAGGGAGCCTGTGAGGATCTCTCCATCAGCCCTCAAGATGCTCATGGAATATGACTGGCCCGGCAATGTGAGGGAGTTGGAAAATGTCATAGAGAGGGCCCTGGTCATAGGCAAAGGAGGCCAGATCCTGCCTGAAGATCTGCCCTTCTACAAGAGGGAAGAACCCTGTGAGCCAAGACCCAAATCCCTAAAGGGAATGGAGAAACTCCATATTGAACGTATACTGGAGGAAACAGGCTGGAACATCAGACAGGCGGCCCGTCTCTTGGAGATAGACAGGCAGACCCTTTACAACAAAATGAAACGCTACAAGATTGAGCCCAGGAGGTAAAGCCAATTCACTACCTTTATATCACCCACCTGGGCCCTCCCCAGGAGGGAATCCTGGAGAGGCTTCAGGGCTCCATAGGATCCCGGATGGGGATCTCTTGCCGTGTCCTGAGTCCCTTGGGAAATCCTCACTTTGCTTATGACGAGCGAAGATCCCAGTATGAATGCAGGGCCTTGCTGGAAAGGCTCAAGGCCAGCTGCCCTGAGGGAGGGCTGGGCATCTTGGGAGTGACCCGGGTGGATCTTTTCCTGCCCGCCCTCAAGTACGTGTTTGGACTATCTGAGTTGGGGGGCCGTGCTGCAGTCATCTCAACCTACCGGCTGAGACCTGAGTTCTACGAGAAAGCCCAAGACTGGGATCTCTTGCTGGAGAGACTTGAAAAGACCGCGGTGCACGAAGTGGGACATCTTGTGGGTTTGACGCACTGCCGTGATCCTCACTGTGTGATGCATGCCTCGACCATCATAGAACACACGGATGCCAAACTGGCCACCCTGTGCCCCACCTGTATGGAACTTTTAAGATGGGAGCTAAAACAAAGACCCAGTCTGAAGCCTACCTCTGAAATGCCGAAGAATTCTACAGGTAGCTGAACTTTTCTGCAACTACAGAAAAAGACTAAAATTCAATATGTTAGAAAGTATGAAGGAATTACCTCTTCGATATATGTCGAGACATTCGACATCCATCCTTAAGGTTCTTTTGTCCAGGCGCTGGCTCTCGGCTGATTTAACCAATGATTTCAATATATTATTGCTTAAGCCATCTGTTGGCATTCTAGTTGCTTTCTGTAAGGGCAGCATCTGCTAAAACCAACAAGGAGGGACCGCCATGACACCCAGAATCCAGAGCTCCATGAAGATAGTGCCTGCAGGCAAGAGGAAATGCATTTGGATGGAAGCAGGGGTCGTCTCTTTTAAGCTTTGTGACAACAACTATGATTGCCCTACCTGCGCTTATGACCACGCAATGCAGGCCAGGACCGTGGAGACCAAGGCCAGCCAGCCTCCCCTGACGGTGGAGACCCCCAAGGAGCGCTTCACCCAGAGCTGGGTGCAAAAGATGATGCAGTTACCTGCATCTCGTCGCAAGTGCAGGTACATGCTCACAGGAGAGGTCTCCAGCAAGATATGTCCTAATGCTTACGAGTGTGGCAACTGCTCTTTTGATCAGATGATGCAGGAGCGGCTCACATCCCAGGTATTGCCTGTGAGGGCCCAGACCCAGGTGGGAGGCTTCTTAGTGGCTGAAGATCTTTACTATCATCAAGGCCATACCTGGGCCAGGCCCGAATACGGTGGGAGGGTTCGTGTGGGCATGGACGATTTTGGAAGAAGATTGGTGGGAAAGGTCAAGGCGGTGGGGCTTCCCCCTGTGGGAGCAGAGATACGTCAGGGAGAAGTGGCTTTTTCCCTAAGGAGAAACGGTCACACGGTCTCGGTTCTGTCGCCGGTTGATGGTATTGTGGTGCATCAAAACCCCCAGTTAAGCAAAGACCCCCTGGAGTTTCACAGCTCACCTTATGAGAGGGGCTGGTTTGTGGTGGTGGAGCCCACGGCCCTTCGCAAGAACCTAAAGGGCCTTCACTTCGGGCATGAAGCCCACGGCTTCATCCAGTCAGAAACAGACCAGCTCTTGGCCATGGCCGGAGGGGTTCCTTTGGCTGCAGACGGTGGTGTTGCAGCCGAGGATCTCTTCGAGGAGTTGGACGAGGCTAGCTGGCTCCAAGCCATAAAAACCTTCCTGAGAAGCTAAGGACCTCTCTAGGTTGGGGGCCGGAAGCCCGGCCCCCAACCAAAAAAGGCCTTTTCCAGAACCCCAAGCTCCTTAAAATAACTCCTCATCATATGAAAGCTTCTTTTGCCACAGGCGCAAGCTTGTGGGTATGCCATGGGTCATGCAGGCGTGGATGGGCAGCGCCGGGCCAGGCTTGACTTTTGTCCTCTTCTCGGGTAGATAAGCTTGAACACTTCAGCCTGCGAGCTTATAATGAGGTGACTACCTCTGGAGAACCGCATTTGCCTCCCCCAGATTGATAACTGATTGGCAAGCCTTCCTCCAATGGAAAGCTCAATCACTTCTTGTAGGAGAGCGATACATGGCTAAGGGATGTGTTCTGGTAGTGGGCGGCGGCATAGGTGGCGTTCAAGCAGCCCTGGATCTCGCCGAAAGCGGCTTTCATGTGTACCTGGTGGAGAGTTCTGCTGCCATAGGCGGCACCATGAGCCAGTTGGACAAGACCTTTCCCACTAATGATTGCGCCATGTGCATCCTTTCACCCAAGGTGGTGGAATGCGGCCGCAATCTCAACATCGAGCTGCTGACCAACTCAGAAGTCCTTGACATTCAAGGTGAACCCGGGGATTTCAAGGTGGAGGTGGCTCAGTTTCCCCGTTATATTGATCTGTCCAGCTGTACCGCATGCGGGGAGTGTGCCAAAGTCTGTCCAGTGGAGAGGCCCAATGAATACGATTTAGGGCTTTCCAAGAGAAAGGCCACCTACAAACGTTATCCTCAGGCCATTCCCAGCGGTTACGCCATCCAAAAGCTGGATACTGCCCCCTGTCGCATGGCATGTCCGGCCAACCTCAATGTGCAAGCCTATGTGGCCATGGTGAAAGAGGGCAAATATAAAGAGGCCGTGCAGATCATCATGAGGGATCTGCCTTTCCCAGGCGTACTGGGAAGGGTTTGCCCTCACCGTTGCGAGGAGAGCTGTAGGCGCAAGCAGGTGGATCAGCCCATATCCATCAGGGAGATCAAGAGGGTGGCTGCTGATCATGCCCCGGTGGGAGAGCTTGAGGTTCCCCCCATAGACTTCAAAGAGGATCGGGTGGCTGTGGTGGGATCTGGCCCAGCTGGATTGACGGCCGCCTATTTCCTGGCCTTGGAAGGCTACAAGGTGACGGTCTATGACTCCATGCCAGAGCCGGGAGGAATGATGCGCTACGGCATACCCGAGCATAGACTCCCCCGTTCTGTCCTGGATGCCGAGATAGAAAACCTGAAGCGATTTGGGGTGGAGATCCAGACCAATGTGCGCATAGGAAAAGACGTGACCCTCAAGGAGCTGAGGGAACATGGGGCCAAGGCCGTGTTTCTGGCCACCGGGGCCTGGAAGGGGCTCAAGCTGGGTATCCCAGGGGAAAAGGATGGGCCGGGGGTCCAGGATGTGACCAGCTTTCTAAGAGAGGTGCATCTGGGCCAGCTCAAGAAAGTCCAGGGCAAGGTGGTGGTCATCGGAGGCGGTCATTCGGCTCTGGATGGGGCCAGGACAGCCCTTCGCTTGGGTGCAAGCGAGGTGAGCATTCTGTACAGGCGCTCCAGGGCAGAGATGCTGGCAGAGCCCGAGGAAATAGAGGAAGCAGAGGCCGAGGGAGTCAAGATCAACTTTCTGGCTGCTCCTTTGAGGGTGGTGCACGAGGGAGGCAGGCTCAAGGGTCTGGAGTGTATAAGGACCAGGCTCACTGAGCCTGACAGCACAGGCAGGCGAAAGCCCATCCCGGTGGAGGGTTCGGAGTTCTTCCTGGAGGCGGATCACATTATCCCGGCCATAGGCCAAGAGCCTGATTTGGAATTCCTGGGAGATGGGCTGCAGTTGGATGTTTCCAAGTGGAACTTGCTGGTGGTGAACCCTGAAACCCTTCAGACCAGCGTGCCCTGGATATTCGCAGGAGGCGATGTGGTAACAGGTCCGGCCACCGTGATCGAAGCAGTAGCAGCGGGAAAGAGAGCTGCCCATTACATAGTCAAGTACTTGAAAGGCGAAGAACTTCCCAAGGAATGGGTGGAAGAACCTCCCATGGGGGACAACTGGACCGAAATTCCTGCAGATGTGGAACGCAGGGAGCGTATGAAGGTACCTGTGGTGCCTGCCCCGGAGAGGATAAAGGGATTCCAGGAGGTGAGACTCCAGGTGCAAGAGGAACTGGCACAGCAAGAGGCTGCCAGATGTCTGGATTGTGGTGGATGCTGCGAGTGCTACCAATGCGTGGCAGCCTGCAAGGCCGGCGCCGTTGTGCACGACATGGAGGAGCAAAGGCGGACTCTTGAGGTTGGGGCGGTGATCCTGGCTCCGGGCTTTGAAACCGTTGACGCCAGAAAGCTCAGGACTTACGGCTACGGTCGCATCAAGAACGTTGTTACCAGCAAAGAATTCGAGAGAATTCTAAGTGCCTCAGGCCCATTTCAGGGCCACATGGTCAGGCTTTCGGATCACCAGGAGCCCAAGCGCATAGCTTGGATCCAGTGCGCCGGATCCAGGAACATAAATGAGGGAGATCATCCTTACTGCTCCTCGGTGTGTTGCATGTACGCCATAAAACAGGCCGTCATAGCCAAGGAGCACGCCAAAGGGGATCTGGATGCCACCATATTTTTCATGGACATGCGCACCTTTGGAAAGGATTTCGAGCGCTATTATGACAGGGCTCGCCAAGAGATAGGGGTGCGTTTCGTTCGCTCCCGAATCCATTCGGTGGTTGAGGATCCTGACACCAAGAGCCCCTTGATCCGTTACGTGGATGAAGAAGGGAAGGTCCACGAAGAGACCTTCGACATGGTGGTGCTCTCCGTGGGCATGGAGCCTTCTGCCTCTGCCGTGGAGCTGGCAAAGAAGGCGGGGGTGGAGCTGGATCCTTACGGCTTCTCCTCCTTAGGGGGGCTCGAGGCCGTGGCAACCTCCAGACCCGGTATCTTCGTGTGCGGAGCCTTCGAAGGGCCCAAGGACATCCCCGAAACAGTGATGCAGGCATCTTCTGCTGTGGGCAGGGCCGAGACCATCTTGGCCGAGGCCAGATACACGGAGATCCTGGAGCGCTCTTACCCAGAGGAGATAGATATTTCCAAGGAAGAGCCCAGGATTGGAGTCTTTGTATGCGATTGCGGCATCAACATAGCAAGCGTTGTGCGAGTGCCTGAGGTGAGGGACTATGCTGCCACATTGCCGGGGGTGGTCTATGCTGCAGAGAATCTATTCAGTTGCAGCCAGGACAACATCCAGCGCATGGTGGAGGTAATCAGGGAGCAGGGTCTAAACCGGGTTGTGGTGGCCTCCTGCAGCCCCAGGACTCATGAACCCCTCTTCAGGGAAACCATCAGACAGGCAGGGCTGAATCCATATCTCTTTGAGATGGCCAATATCCGGGACCAGGGCTCCTGGGTGCACCAACAGGAGCCTGAGAAGGCAACTCAAAAAGCCAAGGATCTGGTGAGGATGGCCGTGGCCAAGGTCAGAAACGCCAAGCCTCTGCAACAGCTCACGGTGCCTGTGGAACAGACAGCCTTGGTGGTGGGAGGCGGTGTGGCAGGCATGAACTCGGCCCTGAACATAGCTGACCAGGGCTACGTTGTGCACTTGGTGGAAAAGACCGAACAGTTAGGCGGCATTGCTCAAAAGCTGCACACCACCATCGAGGGAGACGACATAAAGGCCTATCTGGAGAACCTGGTGGAGCGGGTGAAAAAGCATCCCAAAATCAAGCTTCACCTTGGCAGTCAGATCCTTTCCCACGCGGGTTTTGTGGGAAACTTCCAGACCCAGATCTCCAACTCCAAGGGCACAGAGGAGATTCGCCACGGTGTCACAGTCATAGCCACCGGCGCCAGGCCTTACGAGCCCAATGAATACCTTTATGGACAGGATCCCAAAGTCAAGACCTATTTTGAGATCTCTGACCTGCTGGCAAAGGGTGCTTCAGCCTTGGAAGGGGTGGACACCGTGGTCATGATACAGTGCGTGGGATCCCGAAACGAGCAAAATCCGTACTGCAGCCGCATTTGCTGCCAGGGCTCTGTTAAGAGTGCACTGAAGATAAAGGAACTCAAGCCAGAGGCCAAGGTGTTCATCCTCTACAGAGATATCAGGACCTACGGTCTCATGGAGCTCTACTACCAGGAGGCCAGGAAAAAAGGAGTCAGTTTCATCAGGTTCAAGAAGGAGGAGCCCCCTGTTGTGGAAAAAACAGATCAGGGGCTGGTGGTGAGGGTCAAGGACCACGTGCTGGGGGAAGAAGTGGAGATTCACGCGGATCTTGTGGGCCTGGCCATAGGTGTGGAAGGGGAGAAAGATCAGCCTGTGGCTTTGCAGTTCAAGCTTCCTGTGAATGCGGACGGCTTTTTCATGGAAGCGCATATGAAACTCAGACCCGTGGACTTCGCCTCAGAAGGTAATTTCTTGGCGGGTCTGGCCCACGGTCCCAAACTCCTAAGAGACACCATAGCCCAGGCTCAGGCTGCTGCGGCCAGGGCCGTGACCGTGCTGGCCAAGGAAAGACTCTATCTGCCTGGAGAGAAGGCCTGGGTGGATGAGGGGCGTTGCGTGGCATGCCTCACCTGCGTCAGGGCCTGCCCCTATCATGTGCCCCAGGTGGGGACAAAAGGTGTGGCTGAGATCAATCCGGCTGCGTGCCAGGGCTGCGGGATCTGCACCTCGGCCTGTCCCAGGAAAGCCATTCAACTGGGAGGATACACGGACCAGGAGATACTGGCCAAGGTGGCAGCCTTAGAGGGATAGGAATCTGCAAAAGCTTCCATGGGATCTCACAACTAAAACCGGCAGCGGGTGAAAAGGCAAGAAAGTGAAAGCAGGCTCCAGAGCGAAAAACAAGAGGAGGAAATCAGGATGGAGTACGAACCCAAGATAGCGGCTTTCTGTTGCACTTATTGCGCGTATTCGGCTGCTGATCTGGCAGGTTCCATGAGACTTCAGTACCCGCCCAGTGTTCGCATGGTAAAGTTGCTATGTACGGGCAAGGTGGAACCCCTTCACCTTCTCAAGGCTTTTGAATCAGGGGCCGATGCGGTATTTGTGGCCGGGTGACTGGAGGGCGAATGCCATTTCCTGGAAGGAAATGTTAGGGCCAAAAGGTGGGTTCGCTTTACCAAGAAGCTACTGCAGGAAATAGGGATCGAGCCTGAGCGGTTGGAGATGTTCAACATGAGTTCCTCCATGGCTCCGGCTTTTGCAGAAGCAGTAACGGAAATGACAAGAAGGGCCAAGGAACTGGGCCCTTCTCCTCTGAAGAGAAAAAACAAGAATGCGGCCTGAAAGCTCCAAGCACCTCAAAACGGAATTGCGCCTCCAAATGGGGATAAGGGGTGGCCTCCGGAAAGGGGATGCAGTTTCCAGCCGTGAGACGGAGAAAGTGCCATGATAGTAGGAGAGCGGAAACCCCTGGAAGAGATCAAATCTTACCTGGATGGCTGTCAGCGGATACTGGTCTTGGGCTGTGGTACTTGTGTTGCGGTTTGCATGGCCGGAGGTGAAAAGGAAGTGCAGCTTCTGGCCTCCCAACTCAGGATGGCCTTCAAGAAGGAAGGCAAGGATGTGATTGTGGAGGAAGATACCATCCAGCGCCAGTGCGACAGGGAGTATTTCGAAACAGTAAAACACAAAATGGAGAATTACGATGTGGTGGTTTCCCTGGCCTGCGGGGCAGGAGTGCAGCTGGCAGCAGAACTGTTCCCCAAGCGGGTGATATTGCCAGGACTCAACACCACGTTCATAGGAGTGGCTGAAAAAGAGGGAGTCTGGAGTGAAAAGTGTAGGGCCTGCGCCAACTGCCTGCTGGCTGAAACTGGGGGTGTGTGCCCAATTACCATATGCCCCAAGGGTTTGGTCAACGGGCCCTGCGGAGGGACAAACCACGGAAAGTGTGAGGTAAGCAAGGAGAAAGATTGCGCTTGGACCTTGATTTACAAGAGGCTGGAGGGACAAGGCAGACTGGATAAGATCAAAGAGATTCATCCAGCCAAGAACTACAAGGTGCAGACCACTCCATCCACAATCTGGCACGCCGCTTACAAAGATGAGGAGGCTTGATCATGCCCATGCCCTTTGCCGAAGCACTTGAGAAGAAGGATTTCGTGATAACAGCGGAGATAGGGCCTCCTAAAGGTGTGGACATAGAAGAGATGCTTCATAACATAGAGCTTCTCAAGGACAAGGTGGATGCCTTGAACGTCACCGATAACCAGAGTTCGGTGATGCGCATAGGTAGCCTTCCTGTTTGCAAGCTGATCAAAGAGGCTGGAGGGGAGCCCATTCTTCAGATGACCTGCCGGGACAGAAACCGGGTTGCGCTGCAGTCAGAGCTTCTCGGGGCCTATGTGCTGGGTATCAGAAACGTGCTGGCACTCACCGGAGATTACATAACAGTAGGGGATCACATAGAGGCCAAGCCCGTATTTGATCTGGATTCGGTCCTTTTGGTGAAGCTTATACGCCAGTTGGAGCAGGGCAAGGACTTTGCAGGCAATGACCTCAAGGGCTCCCCCAAGTTCTGCGTGGGGGCCATAGTCACACCCGAGGCAGATCCCATAGAGCCCCAGCTTCTCAAATTTGAAAAAAAGATCAAAGCAGGGGCTGAGTTCATCCAGACCCAGGCCATATACGATCTAGACAACTTCAAGAAGTTCATGGGCTACGCCAGGAAGTTCAACGTAAAGATACTGGCAGGCATAGTGCTTCTGGCCTCTGCTGGTATGGCAAGGTTCATGAATGCCAACGTGCCTGGGATCTTTGTTCCCCAAGAACTCATAGACGAGTTGGCGGGCGCTCCCAAGGGCAAGGCTCTGCAAAAGGGAATTGAGATCGCAGGTAGAATGGTGAGACAGCTGAAAGAGGAAAAAATTTGTGACGGGGTTCACATAATGGCCATAGGTAGAGAGCACGTTGTGCCTGAAATCCTGGCGGCTGCTGGCATGTGATACGTACAATGAATTGGTCTGAGTCCCTTGGAATTCTAGGTTCTGAGGAAAAACCATAACTCACGGAGCGGACTACCCAATGAAAATTGCCATTGGAGGCAAAGGTGGAGTGGGCAAGACCACCATTGCCGCTTCCCTTTCCAAAGCTTTTGCCGCAAAAGGTTACCAGGTTTTAGCCATAGATGCAGATCCCAACGCTACCTTGGCCAGTGCTTTTGGTCTTCAAGATGCCTCGGACATTCTGCCTATTGTGAAGATGGAGAAACTCATTCATGAGCGCACCGGTGCCAAGCCCGGTACCACAGGGGGCATGTTCAATATGAATCCCCGTGTGGAGGATATTCCAGAGAGGTTCTCCAAGATCGTTGAACCCGGGATTCGGCTAATGGTGATGGGTGCCTTCAAGAGCGGGGGCGGCGGGTGCTACTGCCCGGAGAACGCCATGCTCAAAGCACTTGTGACACATCTTCTCTTGGACCGCAGGGAAGTTGTGATCATGGATATGGAGGCCGGCATAGAGCATCTAGGTCGGGCTACTGCCGGGGCTGTGGACAGACTTCTCGTAGTGGTGGAACCTGGCAGAAGAAGTATAGAGACTGCACGCACCATCAAGAGATTGGCTGCTGATATAGGACTGACCCGCCTG from bacterium harbors:
- a CDS encoding FAD-dependent oxidoreductase; the protein is MAKGCVLVVGGGIGGVQAALDLAESGFHVYLVESSAAIGGTMSQLDKTFPTNDCAMCILSPKVVECGRNLNIELLTNSEVLDIQGEPGDFKVEVAQFPRYIDLSSCTACGECAKVCPVERPNEYDLGLSKRKATYKRYPQAIPSGYAIQKLDTAPCRMACPANLNVQAYVAMVKEGKYKEAVQIIMRDLPFPGVLGRVCPHRCEESCRRKQVDQPISIREIKRVAADHAPVGELEVPPIDFKEDRVAVVGSGPAGLTAAYFLALEGYKVTVYDSMPEPGGMMRYGIPEHRLPRSVLDAEIENLKRFGVEIQTNVRIGKDVTLKELREHGAKAVFLATGAWKGLKLGIPGEKDGPGVQDVTSFLREVHLGQLKKVQGKVVVIGGGHSALDGARTALRLGASEVSILYRRSRAEMLAEPEEIEEAEAEGVKINFLAAPLRVVHEGGRLKGLECIRTRLTEPDSTGRRKPIPVEGSEFFLEADHIIPAIGQEPDLEFLGDGLQLDVSKWNLLVVNPETLQTSVPWIFAGGDVVTGPATVIEAVAAGKRAAHYIVKYLKGEELPKEWVEEPPMGDNWTEIPADVERRERMKVPVVPAPERIKGFQEVRLQVQEELAQQEAARCLDCGGCCECYQCVAACKAGAVVHDMEEQRRTLEVGAVILAPGFETVDARKLRTYGYGRIKNVVTSKEFERILSASGPFQGHMVRLSDHQEPKRIAWIQCAGSRNINEGDHPYCSSVCCMYAIKQAVIAKEHAKGDLDATIFFMDMRTFGKDFERYYDRARQEIGVRFVRSRIHSVVEDPDTKSPLIRYVDEEGKVHEETFDMVVLSVGMEPSASAVELAKKAGVELDPYGFSSLGGLEAVATSRPGIFVCGAFEGPKDIPETVMQASSAVGRAETILAEARYTEILERSYPEEIDISKEEPRIGVFVCDCGINIASVVRVPEVRDYAATLPGVVYAAENLFSCSQDNIQRMVEVIREQGLNRVVVASCSPRTHEPLFRETIRQAGLNPYLFEMANIRDQGSWVHQQEPEKATQKAKDLVRMAVAKVRNAKPLQQLTVPVEQTALVVGGGVAGMNSALNIADQGYVVHLVEKTEQLGGIAQKLHTTIEGDDIKAYLENLVERVKKHPKIKLHLGSQILSHAGFVGNFQTQISNSKGTEEIRHGVTVIATGARPYEPNEYLYGQDPKVKTYFEISDLLAKGASALEGVDTVVMIQCVGSRNEQNPYCSRICCQGSVKSALKIKELKPEAKVFILYRDIRTYGLMELYYQEARKKGVSFIRFKKEEPPVVEKTDQGLVVRVKDHVLGEEVEIHADLVGLAIGVEGEKDQPVALQFKLPVNADGFFMEAHMKLRPVDFASEGNFLAGLAHGPKLLRDTIAQAQAAAARAVTVLAKERLYLPGEKAWVDEGRCVACLTCVRACPYHVPQVGTKGVAEINPAACQGCGICTSACPRKAIQLGGYTDQEILAKVAALEG
- a CDS encoding AAA family ATPase, producing the protein MKIAIGGKGGVGKTTIAASLSKAFAAKGYQVLAIDADPNATLASAFGLQDASDILPIVKMEKLIHERTGAKPGTTGGMFNMNPRVEDIPERFSKIVEPGIRLMVMGAFKSGGGGCYCPENAMLKALVTHLLLDRREVVIMDMEAGIEHLGRATAGAVDRLLVVVEPGRRSIETARTIKRLAADIGLTRLGILANKVRGPQDMVFLQEQLNDLEFFGIVPQSEGVRDADINGLAPYLAAPELLEEMLKVVDRLIEGEGSGAKK
- a CDS encoding archaemetzincin family Zn-dependent metalloprotease; protein product: MTHLGPPQEGILERLQGSIGSRMGISCRVLSPLGNPHFAYDERRSQYECRALLERLKASCPEGGLGILGVTRVDLFLPALKYVFGLSELGGRAAVISTYRLRPEFYEKAQDWDLLLERLEKTAVHEVGHLVGLTHCRDPHCVMHASTIIEHTDAKLATLCPTCMELLRWELKQRPSLKPTSEMPKNSTGS
- a CDS encoding hydrogenase iron-sulfur subunit; protein product: MEYEPKIAAFCCTYCAYSAADLAGSMRLQYPPSVRMVKLLCTGKVEPLHLLKAFESGADAVFVAGULEGECHFLEGNVRAKRWVRFTKKLLQEIGIEPERLEMFNMSSSMAPAFAEAVTEMTRRAKELGPSPLKRKNKNAA
- a CDS encoding methylenetetrahydrofolate reductase C-terminal domain-containing protein encodes the protein MIVGERKPLEEIKSYLDGCQRILVLGCGTCVAVCMAGGEKEVQLLASQLRMAFKKEGKDVIVEEDTIQRQCDREYFETVKHKMENYDVVVSLACGAGVQLAAELFPKRVILPGLNTTFIGVAEKEGVWSEKCRACANCLLAETGGVCPITICPKGLVNGPCGGTNHGKCEVSKEKDCAWTLIYKRLEGQGRLDKIKEIHPAKNYKVQTTPSTIWHAAYKDEEA
- a CDS encoding methylenetetrahydrofolate reductase, whose amino-acid sequence is MPMPFAEALEKKDFVITAEIGPPKGVDIEEMLHNIELLKDKVDALNVTDNQSSVMRIGSLPVCKLIKEAGGEPILQMTCRDRNRVALQSELLGAYVLGIRNVLALTGDYITVGDHIEAKPVFDLDSVLLVKLIRQLEQGKDFAGNDLKGSPKFCVGAIVTPEADPIEPQLLKFEKKIKAGAEFIQTQAIYDLDNFKKFMGYARKFNVKILAGIVLLASAGMARFMNANVPGIFVPQELIDELAGAPKGKALQKGIEIAGRMVRQLKEEKICDGVHIMAIGREHVVPEILAAAGM
- a CDS encoding sigma-54 dependent transcriptional regulator; the encoded protein is MTRRPRILVVDDEAPMRESLKDWLTEDGYEVDLASGGEQAIAMARQRDWDVILLDLKMPGMDGLETLRRLKGEDVGTEAQVIIMTAYGTIDTAVQAMKEGAFDYLLKPFDPDQVELEIQRIISHRELLMENLLLRQKLEDRAEFDEIVGRSQPMQRIYELIEKVAPTDSTVLITGESGTGKELIARAIHANSPRCYKPFIAVSCGALPDSILESELFGYEKGAFTGAMHTKRGRFELAHQGTLFLDEVGEISIKTQVDLLRVLQEKEFCRLGGHEPLKVDVRILAATNRDLKRAIAENRFREDLYYRLNVICIQVPPLRERKEDIPLLVESFIKKHSLVMNREPVRISPSALKMLMEYDWPGNVRELENVIERALVIGKGGQILPEDLPFYKREEPCEPRPKSLKGMEKLHIERILEETGWNIRQAARLLEIDRQTLYNKMKRYKIEPRR